The sequence GAGACGAGGCTCAGGCGGCCCTGAGAGACTCGGATCGCCGCCGGCCGGTCGAACCGGATCTCCAGCCCTTCGTCCTGCCGGCGCTCCAGCACGGCAAGGATGTAGGCAGCGCCGTCCGGATCGGCGCAGACAAGGACCTTGTCGCCGGGCTGCGGACGGATCAGGCAGCCCACAGCCTGCCTGGCTTGGACCAGCCCGGACGGGGTCTCGACGAGGCAGCCGTCCGCCTGGACCTTCTGAATCTTTCCATATTCCTGAAAGACGGGGAAAGGGCCGCTTCTGGCGGCGAGGTTTTCCATGGTCGTTCCCTCCTGGGGGCCGGCGCTTCCTTCCTTCGGTGCACCGGTCGTCGTGGCCGCCGCTTGGCGACCTGGGGTTGTCTGTGGATCAGGGGCCCTTGCGCATCGGGTTTTTGGGGTCGCCGGGGGTGGGCTGCCAGTCTTCCGCCGCGGCCCGGTCCGCGTCCGTCGGGAGCGCGGCGGCGCGGTCGGCACCGTTCCACAGCGTGTAATTCTCCGCAACCCGGTGCAGGTTCGTGCGGTAAAGGCCGGCCCGGGACAGGTCCGCCCCGGACAGGTCCGCATGGCTGAAATCACCATAGGTCAGATCCGCCCCCGTGAAGCGCGCAGCCCGGCAGCAGGCCTTGACGAAAATGCCGCCTGCCGCTTGGACCCCCGACAGGTCGGCGAGCGTCAGGTCGGCCTCTTCGAAGGAGGCCTGAAGCAAAAACGCGCCGCGCAGGGAGGCTTTTGCCATCTGCGCCTTCATGAAGATCGCGTAGCGCCCCTGGATCCGGTCGAGGACGGCGCCCGAAAGATCGGCCTCCATGAAGCTTGCCTGGGTCAGATCGGCCCCGGCCAGATTGGCGCCCTTGAGGTCGGCGCCGATGAACTGCGTCATCGCCAGGTCCATACCGCTCAGGTCCATGCCGGTCAATACGGCATCCTTCAAAAAGGCCCGCAGGAAACGCGCGCCTGCAAGCCTGACACCCTGCAGGTCGGTTCCGAAAAAGACCGTCTGCTCCAGTTCCGCGCCGCTCAGATCGGCATCGCGCAGGGGGGTTTCGTAGAGGGCGGCCCGATGGAGCCGTGCCCTTGCCAGGGTGGCTCCCGAAAGGTCCGATTCGATAACCTTCACGACCCGCAGGTCCGCGCCGCTCAGATCGGCATCGCCGAGATCGCAGTGCAGGACATGGGCGTCGGTCAGATCCGCCCCCCGGAGGTCGGTCCGCATCAGCCGCCCCTTTTCGAGGACGGCCTGGTGCAGATCGGCCCCGCCCATGGCGGCACCGGAAAGGTCACAGTCGACCAGGACCGCTTCTCTCAGACGGGCCCGTTCGAGGCGGGCGCCTTGAAACGAGACGCGCTCGAAGATCCCCCCGTTGAGATCCGCCCCTTCGAGGTCCATTCCGCTGCAGTCGGCGTGGCAGACGAGTTCGCCCAACTGCACGAGCCGCTCCAGATCGGCGCGGGTCGGCCGGACCGGCGCGGTCTTCTTGAGCCCCGGATAGGAGCGCATGCGTGCGATCAGTTCGTCCAGATTCATGGGCGTTTCTTGATCCATCGATCCAGGAAGACCTTTCTCAACAGAGAGCCCCGGAGGTCCGTGTTGCGAAACCGGGCCTTCATGAAATCCACGCCATAGAGGTTCGCACCCTGCAAGCCGGCCTCGAAGAGGCAGGCCCGCTGGAGCGACCCCTCGCGCAGGTTGATGCCGGAAAGGTCGGCCCCGGTCAGGTCCGTTTTGACGAACCGCGCTTCGACCGCCTTCGCCCTCGCGAGGCTCGCCCCCTGCAGGTTGCATTGGCTGAGGTCTGCCCGGCTGAGATCGGCGCCGTCCAGGCGGGCGCCGGACAAATCGAGGCCGCGCAGGTTCGCACCGGCCAAACGGCTCCCCTCGAAGCCGGCTCCGTTCAAGGCGTTCTCACCGGCCGTGCAGAGCCGGCTGAGATCCGCGCCTCGAAAGGAGACCTGTTCGCACTGCGCCCCGACGAGCACCCCGGCCGTCAGATCCGCTTCGCTGAAATCCACCTCCTGCAAGGTGGTGTTCAAGAAAAGGGCCTCGCGCAGCACAGCCCCGGCGAAGAGCGCCCCGGACAACCGGGCCTCGATGAACCGGGCCTTGGGCATGGCGGCCCCGCTGAAGTCGACGCCGTCCATCACGGTCTCGGACAGGTCGGCATCGTCCATCGTGGCTTTCCTGAAAACGCTCCCGCTGACCCGGGCCCGGGTCAATACGGCCTGACGCAGATCGGCCCCGGTGAAGTCCGCCCCGCTGATCTCGGCATCGCCGAGGTTGCTGCCCTCCATTTCGGCGGAGGTGAAACGGGTTCCCGCCAGGCGGCCGCGCACGAGGACGCAGCCGCTGAGATCGGCCCCCTGAAGGTTGGAACCCGAGAGGTCCACGCCTTCGAGAAAGGCGTTCTTCAAATCGATGCCGGCCAGTTGGAGGCCGCTCAAATCGGCGCCGGTCAGGTCCATCCCGGCAAGGGAATCGCCGCGCTCGAATCCCGCCGTGACCAGGGCGCGCAGACCGGCTGCATCGCCGGCCGCGGGCCGGTCTGCAGGCGGAAAATACTGCCCGTACCGGCGGTAGGACTGATCCAGGAGGGCCTTCGCATCATGGAGCTTCTGCTCGAGCTCCGGGTTGTCGAGACCCAGTTCGCGCAGACGCGCAATCGTCTCCTCCGGGGAGAAGGCCGGCCGGCCGCCGCCGCTCTGCGCGGCTTCCTTCAATGCGGCTTCACCCTCGAACCCGAGCTCCTGCAGGAGGGTCCGAGTCTTCGAGAGCGATTCGGCTTCACGGCGTTCGGCCTCCGCCAGGATTGCATCGAGGTGATCGATCACGGCGTCGATGTCGGTCGGATCGAACGATAGCTCCTCTGACGGCATGGCGTCCGGCTCCCCCGCCGCCGGATCGAGCCCCAGGGCGGCCGCCCGGGCCTGCGCCTCGGCGGCCTCTTTTTTGGCCTTTTCCTGCAGCCGCCCGGCCAGGATGTTGTCGCTCGCCTGCAGCTGCCCCTCCTCGCTCTCCTCCATCAGCAGGGCCAGACCGGAGCGCTCCCCGTCGGGCATCAGGTCCGTCTCGCGCAGGCTGTAATAGGCGCCTTTTTCCGGGTCCAGCCGGTTTGCGAGGGCCCGGCGGTAGTGTTCGTCCGGGCGTGGGGCGTCCGCCATCGATTCGAAGGCGATCAAGAGGTGCAGGACATCGTCGGCGTCCGGGTCGGCCACCTCGGCGACTCCGCGGTGGATCATCAGGCCCTTTTCCTCCTCGGGGAAGAGCCACACCGTTTCGAGATGGGCCGGGATCTCTTCGAACAGAGGATCCGGTCCCGCCATGCGGTTCATGAAACAGCGCGGGCGGATGCCGGGCAGACGCCCCTGCTGGTGGGGCCGGTCGGGGTGCATGTGATCGATCTCGAAGGGTTCATCACCGCTGAACCACCCCTCGATCTGCTGATCGGCCGGCGCCGCGTTGAAGATCGTCCAGTCCATGTCGGCGGCGAAACCCGGAAAACGCGTTTGGAGCCACTCCTGGTCGTAGGTTCCGGCCTTGGAGAACCTTTCGGCCCAGGTCAGATCGAGCGGCCCGAACCCGGCCGGCGGCGGGCGGTCCGCCTGGGAGCCGATCAGCCGGCGCGGGTCCTCGATATTGGGCAGCGGCCAGGCGGGGTCTCCTTGCCCGGATGCCACGGGCGCGGCTCCCTTCCCGATCGGGTTGGGGGCATACCCCTCGCCGCCGAAGGCATTCGGATACATGATGTCCATCCGGGCCATCGGCAGCGGATCGGTGATCACCCACGCCCCGCTTCGACCGCGCCGCCAGAAGCGGTCGCCGAAGATGTAAAGGGTTTTCCGGATCGCGCCCAGCCCGCATGCGACCCGGCCCGCAGGGGTCGGGGCGCCGTCCGGGGCGAAATAGCGGCCGGTGATCAGAACCTCGCCCCTGGCCTTCGGCATTCCGAGGTCGATCACGGCCTCGGGGCCGAGCGCCTTGGCAGCGTATTTCCAGAGATCGATCTCCGTCTCGATCACCGGTTCGGATGCCGCGAACGAAAAGAAGGTGAGGAGCCCCGTCGAGAGGTAACAGCGCTCCCCGGCCTCGAAGGTCCTGTAGAGCAGTCCGAGTTTCAGGGGTTTGATCACTTTCATTCGTTCGACCGGTCAGTGGGCCTTTCTGTCTGTTTCACGCGAATATCCTGGCGATGCGGTTGTCGAGCAGGACCCGCTCGCCGAGGACGATCTTGCCGTTGTCGGACTTGATGCCGTCCTTGCCCAGGTTTACGGCGGCATGGCTGATGGCGATCGCCTTCTGCTCGAGGCCGAGCGAGAGCTTCGTCTCGTTCTTGAATCCCATGAAGATCTCGATCGCGGCCGCCAGCTTGATCGATTTTTCGAAGCCCTGAACGATGTTGTCCAGCAGGGCGATGTTGCGCGCCTCGGGTCCGTTGACCGTGATCGTGCGCGGTCCGTTGACCGTGTAGTTGTCCGTGCCGTTCACCGTGAGGCTTTTCACCCCGGTGATGGTGCTCGTATCGCCGCCCGTGATGCGGTGCGTATCCCCGCCCGAAACGGTGACTTCCCGCCCGCCGTTGACGGTGTAGGTCTCGCCGCCGCCCTCGACGGTCACGTGCCGTCCGCTCGAGACTGTACGCACCTCTTCGCCTTCGAGGAAGACATGTCGGCCCCCCGTGACGTCGTGCGTTTCGCCCCCTGCCTCGATGGTGGTCATCACCCCTTGGCCCACATTCATGTTGAGGCCGCCCGTGATGGTGATGTTTTCATTCTGGCCCACCCGCTTGGTCCGCTCTCCGGTGACCCTGACGGTGTCCGTCTGATCCACGGTGAGTTCCCGGTGCCCCTGCACGATGACGTGCTCCGATCCTTCGGTGAAGATCATCACGCCGGTCGGGCCATCTCCCGGATTCGGGGCGCCGATGCGGATGGAACTGCGCGCCGTGGGGGTCTGCAGCTTGATCAGCTGTTTGCCGTCGGTATCTTCGGTGTGGATCTGATTGCCGCCGCCGGTGCGGATCATGCACTGGGTCTGGTTCTCCGAGGTAACGGGGCTCGCCGTCTCCGGGTTGGGCACCGAACCGGCGATGATGGGCCGGTCGGGGTCCCCCCCGACGAAGGTGAGGAGCACCTCCGTGTCGCGGTGTAGCGGAAAATGCATCCCGTAGTCGGCCCCGGCGTAGGGCTGGGCCATCCGCACCCAACGCGAGGCACGGCCGTCTCTTCGGTCGCTCTGGTCGAAGGCGAGGCGCACCTTGTAGCGCCCTTCGTCGTCGATCTCCGCGTATTGTCCGTCGCCCGCGGCATCGACCCGGGCGCTCATGGTGCCGAAAAAACGCGGCTTCGGGGTGGTGCGCTCCGGGCGGTACTGCACGTCGGCCGGAAGGGCGCTGAATCGGTTCACGTAGGTGACGAGCGATGGCTCCTCTGCCCTGGGGTGGCCCTCGCCGAAAAGGGCGCCGGCCTGGTTCCCCTCGTGCTCGAGTTCGGTCAGCAGGAACCGCCGGTTGCAGCTGTCGCGGTAGTGGCCGGCGAGCTCGAAGAGGAAGCCGGGCGCGAGGGCTGCAAGGAGGCTTTCCCCTGTGAAGATCTGTTCCCGGCAGAGGATTTCCTCAGCCCGGATGCGCGCCAGTTCGTTCCCCTCCTCGGGGGTTTTGAAATGTTCACCATAGAGATACACGTCCCCGCGACCTTCGGCGTCGACCTCCGCCTCGGCGCGCAGTTCGAGGTCCGGGCGGCGGTAGTTGTAGTCGCGGAGGATGACCCGGCGCGGCAGCATCCGCTGCCGGCAGATCAGCGCACGGACCACCTCCTGGTCGCGCGCGGTCAGGCTCGAGGGCGGCCGGTAGTCCACCGCCCCGCCGGGGATGGCTGCATGGCTGGAAGAGCTGTCCGTAAAGATGAGTTTTTCGAAGGCGTCCGTCTGTTCGAAATAATAGTAGATCCCTTCACGTTCCATCCATCGGCTGATGAAGTCGAGGTCCGTTTCGCCGTACTGGCAGATGTACTCCCATTGGGGGTAGCTGCGGGTCAGGCGCAGTTCGTAATCGTCGCCGGTCAGGGCTGCCTGCCGCAGGATCTCCTCGAGGACGTCCGGGACCGTTTTGTCCAGGAAGAGCTGGTTCTCACGGTACAGACCCGCCTGCCAGAGCCTCGGCACCAGGACGGCGCGGTAGAAGACGTGCACGTCCTCCTGCTCCAACTGCTCGAAGCGGGCCGGGACGCCGTGGATCACCCGGGCCTCCTCCTCTTCGGGGCGGAGAATCGTCAGTGCAGCCGGGCTGCGCAATACGGTTCGCAGATCGATTTCGGGGTCGTCCGAGACCAGGGTGATATCGAACTCGTATGGCCGTGACACGGCCTCCACCCCCCTGAACTGTACGACCTCGAAGGCGTCTTCCGCCAGGGCCTCCGATCGAAACAGAAAGCGGCGGTGATCCCGATCAG is a genomic window of Desulfatiglans anilini DSM 4660 containing:
- a CDS encoding pentapeptide repeat-containing protein, producing the protein MDQETPMNLDELIARMRSYPGLKKTAPVRPTRADLERLVQLGELVCHADCSGMDLEGADLNGGIFERVSFQGARLERARLREAVLVDCDLSGAAMGGADLHQAVLEKGRLMRTDLRGADLTDAHVLHCDLGDADLSGADLRVVKVIESDLSGATLARARLHRAALYETPLRDADLSGAELEQTVFFGTDLQGVRLAGARFLRAFLKDAVLTGMDLSGMDLAMTQFIGADLKGANLAGADLTQASFMEADLSGAVLDRIQGRYAIFMKAQMAKASLRGAFLLQASFEEADLTLADLSGVQAAGGIFVKACCRAARFTGADLTYGDFSHADLSGADLSRAGLYRTNLHRVAENYTLWNGADRAAALPTDADRAAAEDWQPTPGDPKNPMRKGP
- a CDS encoding DUF2169 family type VI secretion system accessory protein; amino-acid sequence: MKVIKPLKLGLLYRTFEAGERCYLSTGLLTFFSFAASEPVIETEIDLWKYAAKALGPEAVIDLGMPKARGEVLITGRYFAPDGAPTPAGRVACGLGAIRKTLYIFGDRFWRRGRSGAWVITDPLPMARMDIMYPNAFGGEGYAPNPIGKGAAPVASGQGDPAWPLPNIEDPRRLIGSQADRPPPAGFGPLDLTWAERFSKAGTYDQEWLQTRFPGFAADMDWTIFNAAPADQQIEGWFSGDEPFEIDHMHPDRPHQQGRLPGIRPRCFMNRMAGPDPLFEEIPAHLETVWLFPEEEKGLMIHRGVAEVADPDADDVLHLLIAFESMADAPRPDEHYRRALANRLDPEKGAYYSLRETDLMPDGERSGLALLMEESEEGQLQASDNILAGRLQEKAKKEAAEAQARAAALGLDPAAGEPDAMPSEELSFDPTDIDAVIDHLDAILAEAERREAESLSKTRTLLQELGFEGEAALKEAAQSGGGRPAFSPEETIARLRELGLDNPELEQKLHDAKALLDQSYRRYGQYFPPADRPAAGDAAGLRALVTAGFERGDSLAGMDLTGADLSGLQLAGIDLKNAFLEGVDLSGSNLQGADLSGCVLVRGRLAGTRFTSAEMEGSNLGDAEISGADFTGADLRQAVLTRARVSGSVFRKATMDDADLSETVMDGVDFSGAAMPKARFIEARLSGALFAGAVLREALFLNTTLQEVDFSEADLTAGVLVGAQCEQVSFRGADLSRLCTAGENALNGAGFEGSRLAGANLRGLDLSGARLDGADLSRADLSQCNLQGASLARAKAVEARFVKTDLTGADLSGINLREGSLQRACLFEAGLQGANLYGVDFMKARFRNTDLRGSLLRKVFLDRWIKKRP
- a CDS encoding type VI secretion system Vgr family protein, encoding MTDRDHRRFLFRSEALAEDAFEVVQFRGVEAVSRPYEFDITLVSDDPEIDLRTVLRSPAALTILRPEEEEARVIHGVPARFEQLEQEDVHVFYRAVLVPRLWQAGLYRENQLFLDKTVPDVLEEILRQAALTGDDYELRLTRSYPQWEYICQYGETDLDFISRWMEREGIYYYFEQTDAFEKLIFTDSSSSHAAIPGGAVDYRPPSSLTARDQEVVRALICRQRMLPRRVILRDYNYRRPDLELRAEAEVDAEGRGDVYLYGEHFKTPEEGNELARIRAEEILCREQIFTGESLLAALAPGFLFELAGHYRDSCNRRFLLTELEHEGNQAGALFGEGHPRAEEPSLVTYVNRFSALPADVQYRPERTTPKPRFFGTMSARVDAAGDGQYAEIDDEGRYKVRLAFDQSDRRDGRASRWVRMAQPYAGADYGMHFPLHRDTEVLLTFVGGDPDRPIIAGSVPNPETASPVTSENQTQCMIRTGGGNQIHTEDTDGKQLIKLQTPTARSSIRIGAPNPGDGPTGVMIFTEGSEHVIVQGHRELTVDQTDTVRVTGERTKRVGQNENITITGGLNMNVGQGVMTTIEAGGETHDVTGGRHVFLEGEEVRTVSSGRHVTVEGGGETYTVNGGREVTVSGGDTHRITGGDTSTITGVKSLTVNGTDNYTVNGPRTITVNGPEARNIALLDNIVQGFEKSIKLAAAIEIFMGFKNETKLSLGLEQKAIAISHAAVNLGKDGIKSDNGKIVLGERVLLDNRIARIFA